From Scleropages formosus chromosome 25, fSclFor1.1, whole genome shotgun sequence, a single genomic window includes:
- the LOC108921414 gene encoding leucine-rich repeat and immunoglobulin-like domain-containing nogo receptor-interacting protein 3: protein MAGHLGVLLAVLVLAGPLCCGCPPRCDCVPQQRAVSCQRRRLTAVPEGIPTETRVLDLSRNRLRWVEPGDLAGFPRLEEVDLSENVISALEPNAFAGLQSLRVLRLRANQLRLVPAGAFADLTNLTLLDLSENRIVILLDYTFQDLRSLRRLDVGDNDLVYVSHKAFAGLLGLEELAIERCNLTSISGQSLSYLRNLVTLRLRHLNIGALEDQNFRKLSNLRGLEIDSWPSLDYVSPLSFQGLNLSWLSITNTNLSSVPSASFRNLAYLTALNLSYNPISVIEPWAFRELVRLKELHLVSTGLSAVEPRGLGGLRQLRLLNVSSNELVTLEEGAFHSVNSLETLRVDGNPLSCDCRLLWILQRRRTLNFDGRTPVCAAPPEVRGNTLTAFSDSALFDYFTCQKPRIRNRRLQQVTAREGQAVSFACRAEGEPPPAIVWISPQRRRITTKSGGRVAVLPGGTLEIRYAQVTDSGTYICIASNAGGNDTYFATLTVKGHPLVDATLFGNRSFFASDLNDTNLNSTRVFLKFTLDLTTILVSTAMGCITFLGVVLFCFLLLFVWSRGRGQRKNNFTVEYSFRKAEGPTTSTSQGGTRKFNMKMI, encoded by the coding sequence ATGGCAGGTCATCTGGGGGTGCTGCTGGCGGTGCTGGTGCTCGCGGGGCCGCTGTGCTGTGGCTGCCCTCCCCGTTGCGACTGTGTGCCCCAGCAGAGGGCGGTGTCATGTCAGCGTCGGCGGCTGACCGCCGTGCCCGAGGGGATCCCCACAGAGACGCGCGTGCTGGACCTGAGCCGCAACCGGCTGCGCTGGGTGGAGCCGGGCGACCTGGCGGGTTTCCCGCGCCTCGAAGAGGTAGACCTGAGTGAGAACGTCATCAGCGCACTGGAACCGAACGCCTTCGCCGGGCTGCAGAGCCTGCGTGTGCTGCGGCTGCGCGCCAACCAGCTGCGCCTGGTGCCTGCCGGAGCCTTCGCAGACCTCACCAACCTGACCTTGCTGGACCTGAGCGAGAATCGCATCGTCATCCTGCTGGACTACACATTCCAGGACCTGCGTAGCCTGCGGCGCCTCGACGTTGGTGACAACGACCTGGTGTACGTCTCTCACAAGGCCTTCGCCGGCCTCCTGGGCCTCGAGGAGCTCGCCATCGAGCGCTGCAACCTGACGTCCATCTCGGGCCAGTCGCTGTCCTACCTGCGCAATCTGGTAACGCTGCGCCTGCGCCACCTCAACATCGGTGCCCTGGAGGACCAGAACTTCCGCAAGCTGAGCAACCTGCGCGGCCTGGAGATCGACAGCTGGCCGTCGCTCGACTACGTGTCGCCCCTGAGTTTCCAGGGCCTCAACCTGTCCTGGCTGTCCATCACCAACACGAACCTGAGTTCCGTGCCGTCGGCCTCCTTCCGTAACCTGGCGTACCTGACGGCGCTCAACCTGTCCTACAACCCTATCTCAGTCATCGAACCGTGGGCCTTCCGCGAGCTCGTGCGGCTCAAGGAGCTGCACCTGGTGAGCACAGGGCTGTCGGCGGTGGAGCCGCGGGGGCTGGGCGGCCTGCGCCAGCTGCGCCTCCTCAACGTCTCTTCCAACGAGCTGGTGACCCTGGAGGAGGGCGCCTTCCACTCGGTCAACAGTCTGGAGACGCTGCGTGTGGACGGCAACCCGCTGTCCTGCGACTGCCGCCTGCTGTGGATCCTGCAGCGGCGCCGGACGCTCAACTTCGACGGCAGGACGCCCGTGTGTGCGGCGCCACCCGAGGTGCGTGGCAACACACTGACGGCGTTCTCCGACTCGGCGCTCTTCGACTACTTCACCTGCCAGAAGCCGCGCATCCGCAACCGGCGCCTGCAGCAGGTGACGGCGAGGGAGGGCCAGGCCGTGTCGTTCGCGTGCCGCGCCGAGGGGGAGCCGCCGCCCGCCATCGTGTGGATCTCACCGCAGCGGCGCCGCATCACAACCAAGAGCGGCGGGCGCGTGGCGGTGCTGCCCGGCGGCACGCTCGAGATCCGCTACGCTCAGGTCACAGACAGCGGCACCTACATCTGCATTGCCAGCAACGCTGGCGGCAACGACACCTACTTCGCCACGCTGACGGTGAAGGGGCACCCCCTGGTGGATGCCACCCTCTTCGGAAACCGTTCCTTCTTCGCCAGCGACCTCAACGACaccaacctgaacagcacgcgCGTCTTCCTGaagttcacgctggacctcacCACCATCCTGGTCTCCACTGCCATGGGCTGCATCACCTTCCTGGGCGTGGTGCTCTTCTGTTTCCTGCTGTTGTTCGTGTGGAGCCGCGGGCGCGGCCAACGCAAGAACAACTTCACAGTGGAGTACTCCTTCCGGAAGGCAGAGGGCCCGACGACGAGCACGAGCCAGGGGGGCACGCGCAAGTTCAACATGAAAATGATTTGA
- the LOC108921413 gene encoding one cut domain family member 3-like isoform X1, whose product MELAMENIGNLHGASHPQTGDLMSSPHGRQSSPHRNLVSHARPSMVSSMASILEGAGGDYRADHALSGHLHSAMTGMSCESGMSLSSTYATLTPLQHLPPISTVSDKFHHHHHHPHPHPHPHAHHHAHHHAAHQRLSTAGNVSGSFTLMRDDRGLAPMTNLYGPYPKDMSGVGQPLSPLSNGLGSLHGSQQSLSAYGPGAHLPGDKMLSPPGGFESHAAMLSRSEEHLARGLGGHGPAVMSGLNGMHPHGHGHLHSQAGGGGMLAERERQQQGHAGAGAGPAAEEINTKEVAQRVTAELKRYSIPQAIFAQRILCRSQGTLSDLLRNPKPWSKLKSGRETFRRMWKWLQEPEFQRMSALRLAACKRKEQEQHKERALAPKKQRLVFTDLQRRTLIAIFKENKRPSKEMQVTISQQLGLELNTVSNFFMNARRRCVDRWQEEHGASPAQPGTSATSFSKA is encoded by the exons ATGGAGCTCGCGATGGAGAACATCGGCAACCTGCACGGCGCGTCCCACCCGCAGACGGGCGACCTGATGAGCTCCCCGCACGGGCGCCAGTCCTCGCCGCACCGCAACCTGGTGTCCCACGCGCGCCCGTCCATGGTCTCGAGCATGGCGTCCATCCTGGAGGGCGCCGGCGGGGACTACCGGGCGGACCACGCGCTCTCCGGCCACCTGCACTCGGCCATGACCGGCATGTCGTGCGAGTCCGGCATGAGCCTGAGCAGCACGTACGCGACGCTGACCCCCCTGCAGCACCTGCCCCCCATCTCGACCGTGTCCGACAAGttccatcaccaccaccaccacccgcacccgcacccgcacccgcacgCGCACCACCACGCGCACCACCACGCGGCGCACCAGCGCCTGTCCACGGCGGGCAACGTGAGCGGCAGCTTCACCCTCATGCGCGACGACAGGGGACTCGCACCCATGACCAACCTGTACGGCCCCTACCCCAAGGACATGTCCGGCGTGGGCCAGCCGCTGTCGCCGCTCTCCAACGGCCTGGGCTCCCTGCACGGCTCCCAGCAGAGCCTGTCCGCGTACGGGCCCGGCGCGCACCTCCCCGGCGACAAGATGCTCTCCCCGCCGggcgggttcgagtcccacgcCGCCATGCTGTCGCGCAGCGAGGAGCACCTGGCGCGCGGCCTCGGCGGGCACGGCCCCGCCGTGATGTCCGGCCTGAACGGCATGCACCCCCACGGCCACGGCCACCTGCACTCGCAGGCCGGCGGCGGGGGGATGCTGGCGGAGCGCGAGAGGCAGCAGCAGGGGCACGCGGGCGCGGGCGCTGGCCCGGCGGCGGAGGAGATCAACACGAAGGAGGTGGCGCAGCGCGTCACGGCCGAGCTGAAGCGCTACAGTATCCCGCAGGCCATCTTCGCGCAGCGGATCCTGTGCCGCTCGCAGGGCACCTTGTCCGACCTGCTGCGGAACCCCAAACCCTGGAGTAAACTGAAATCGGGGCGCGAGACCTTCCGCCGGATGTGGAAGTGGCTGCAGGAGCCCGAGTTCCAGCGCATGTCGGCGCTCAGGCTGGCAG CCTGCAAGCggaaggagcaggagcagcacaaGGAGCGCGCGCTGGCGCCCAAGAAGCAGCGGCTCGTCTTCACGGACCTGCAGCGGCGGACGCTCATCGCCATCTTCAAGGAGAACAAACGTCCCTCCAAGGAGATGCAGGTGACcatctcacagcagctgggtctCGAGCTCAACACCGTCAGCAACTTCTTCATGAACGCGCGGCGTCGCTGCGTCGACCGCTGGCAGGAGGAGCACGGCGCGAGCCCCGCCCAGCCGGGCACGTCGGCCACCTCCTTCTCCAAGGCCTGA
- the LOC108921413 gene encoding hepatocyte nuclear factor 6-like isoform X2: protein MELAMENIGNLHGASHPQTGDLMSSPHGRQSSPHRNLVSHARPSMVSSMASILEGAGGDYRADHALSGHLHSAMTGMSCESGMSLSSTYATLTPLQHLPPISTVSDKFHHHHHHPHPHPHPHAHHHAHHHAAHQRLSTAGNVSGSFTLMRDDRGLAPMTNLYGPYPKDMSGVGQPLSPLSNGLGSLHGSQQSLSAYGPGAHLPGDKMLSPPGGFESHAAMLSRSEEHLARGLGGHGPAVMSGLNGMHPHGHGHLHSQAGGGGMLAERERQQQGHAGAGAGPAAEEINTKEVAQRVTAELKRYSIPQAIFAQRILCRSQGTLSDLLRNPKPWSKLKSGRETFRRMWKWLQEPEFQRMSALRLAAGPKGRDRRHEARSTHPLSAYNCRGERAEEPLNRDVPTEQPAAPQTSGGTRAQRRLDGGGCS, encoded by the exons ATGGAGCTCGCGATGGAGAACATCGGCAACCTGCACGGCGCGTCCCACCCGCAGACGGGCGACCTGATGAGCTCCCCGCACGGGCGCCAGTCCTCGCCGCACCGCAACCTGGTGTCCCACGCGCGCCCGTCCATGGTCTCGAGCATGGCGTCCATCCTGGAGGGCGCCGGCGGGGACTACCGGGCGGACCACGCGCTCTCCGGCCACCTGCACTCGGCCATGACCGGCATGTCGTGCGAGTCCGGCATGAGCCTGAGCAGCACGTACGCGACGCTGACCCCCCTGCAGCACCTGCCCCCCATCTCGACCGTGTCCGACAAGttccatcaccaccaccaccacccgcacccgcacccgcacccgcacgCGCACCACCACGCGCACCACCACGCGGCGCACCAGCGCCTGTCCACGGCGGGCAACGTGAGCGGCAGCTTCACCCTCATGCGCGACGACAGGGGACTCGCACCCATGACCAACCTGTACGGCCCCTACCCCAAGGACATGTCCGGCGTGGGCCAGCCGCTGTCGCCGCTCTCCAACGGCCTGGGCTCCCTGCACGGCTCCCAGCAGAGCCTGTCCGCGTACGGGCCCGGCGCGCACCTCCCCGGCGACAAGATGCTCTCCCCGCCGggcgggttcgagtcccacgcCGCCATGCTGTCGCGCAGCGAGGAGCACCTGGCGCGCGGCCTCGGCGGGCACGGCCCCGCCGTGATGTCCGGCCTGAACGGCATGCACCCCCACGGCCACGGCCACCTGCACTCGCAGGCCGGCGGCGGGGGGATGCTGGCGGAGCGCGAGAGGCAGCAGCAGGGGCACGCGGGCGCGGGCGCTGGCCCGGCGGCGGAGGAGATCAACACGAAGGAGGTGGCGCAGCGCGTCACGGCCGAGCTGAAGCGCTACAGTATCCCGCAGGCCATCTTCGCGCAGCGGATCCTGTGCCGCTCGCAGGGCACCTTGTCCGACCTGCTGCGGAACCCCAAACCCTGGAGTAAACTGAAATCGGGGCGCGAGACCTTCCGCCGGATGTGGAAGTGGCTGCAGGAGCCCGAGTTCCAGCGCATGTCGGCGCTCAGGCTGGCAG CAGGTCCGAAAGGAAGGGACCGAAGACACGAAGCACGTTCTACGCACCCCTTGTCTGCGTATAACTGTAGAGGAGAAAGAGCAGAGGAGCCCCTCAACAGAGATGTTCCCACTGAACAGCCAGCGGCGCCGCAGACATCGGGCGGAACCCGAGCGCAAAGGCGGCTGGACGGTGGGGGCTGCAGTTAA
- the LOC108921413 gene encoding hepatocyte nuclear factor 6-like isoform X3 yields MELAMENIGNLHGASHPQTGDLMSSPHGRQSSPHRNLVSHARPSMVSSMASILEGAGGDYRADHALSGHLHSAMTGMSCESGMSLSSTYATLTPLQHLPPISTVSDKFHHHHHHPHPHPHPHAHHHAHHHAAHQRLSTAGNVSGSFTLMRDDRGLAPMTNLYGPYPKDMSGVGQPLSPLSNGLGSLHGSQQSLSAYGPGAHLPGDKMLSPPGGFESHAAMLSRSEEHLARGLGGHGPAVMSGLNGMHPHGHGHLHSQAGGGGMLAERERQQQGHAGAGAGPAAEEINTKEVAQRVTAELKRYSIPQAIFAQRILCRSQGTLSDLLRNPKPWSKLKSGRETFRRMWKWLQEPEFQRMSALRLAGPKGRDRRHEARSTHPLSAYNCRGERAEEPLNRDVPTEQPAAPQTSGGTRAQRRLDGGGCS; encoded by the exons ATGGAGCTCGCGATGGAGAACATCGGCAACCTGCACGGCGCGTCCCACCCGCAGACGGGCGACCTGATGAGCTCCCCGCACGGGCGCCAGTCCTCGCCGCACCGCAACCTGGTGTCCCACGCGCGCCCGTCCATGGTCTCGAGCATGGCGTCCATCCTGGAGGGCGCCGGCGGGGACTACCGGGCGGACCACGCGCTCTCCGGCCACCTGCACTCGGCCATGACCGGCATGTCGTGCGAGTCCGGCATGAGCCTGAGCAGCACGTACGCGACGCTGACCCCCCTGCAGCACCTGCCCCCCATCTCGACCGTGTCCGACAAGttccatcaccaccaccaccacccgcacccgcacccgcacccgcacgCGCACCACCACGCGCACCACCACGCGGCGCACCAGCGCCTGTCCACGGCGGGCAACGTGAGCGGCAGCTTCACCCTCATGCGCGACGACAGGGGACTCGCACCCATGACCAACCTGTACGGCCCCTACCCCAAGGACATGTCCGGCGTGGGCCAGCCGCTGTCGCCGCTCTCCAACGGCCTGGGCTCCCTGCACGGCTCCCAGCAGAGCCTGTCCGCGTACGGGCCCGGCGCGCACCTCCCCGGCGACAAGATGCTCTCCCCGCCGggcgggttcgagtcccacgcCGCCATGCTGTCGCGCAGCGAGGAGCACCTGGCGCGCGGCCTCGGCGGGCACGGCCCCGCCGTGATGTCCGGCCTGAACGGCATGCACCCCCACGGCCACGGCCACCTGCACTCGCAGGCCGGCGGCGGGGGGATGCTGGCGGAGCGCGAGAGGCAGCAGCAGGGGCACGCGGGCGCGGGCGCTGGCCCGGCGGCGGAGGAGATCAACACGAAGGAGGTGGCGCAGCGCGTCACGGCCGAGCTGAAGCGCTACAGTATCCCGCAGGCCATCTTCGCGCAGCGGATCCTGTGCCGCTCGCAGGGCACCTTGTCCGACCTGCTGCGGAACCCCAAACCCTGGAGTAAACTGAAATCGGGGCGCGAGACCTTCCGCCGGATGTGGAAGTGGCTGCAGGAGCCCGAGTTCCAGCGCATGTCGGCGCTCAGGCTGGCAG GTCCGAAAGGAAGGGACCGAAGACACGAAGCACGTTCTACGCACCCCTTGTCTGCGTATAACTGTAGAGGAGAAAGAGCAGAGGAGCCCCTCAACAGAGATGTTCCCACTGAACAGCCAGCGGCGCCGCAGACATCGGGCGGAACCCGAGCGCAAAGGCGGCTGGACGGTGGGGGCTGCAGTTAA